A genomic window from Silene latifolia isolate original U9 population chromosome 11, ASM4854445v1, whole genome shotgun sequence includes:
- the LOC141613947 gene encoding uncharacterized protein LOC141613947, whose translation MGDFDNNLLRQLCDLLRNVPEDGGRGPTRRPVVDEFKVTELPEFDGGTDPEDYLDWERNMERLFEFKDVSDEKRCKYAILKLVKNASLWFENFKANRAKDGKEKLNSWEALKGKLRKRYVPRSYKIDLYRKVAELSQGSLLITNYIAEFERLALVSDLEELEEQKMARFFRGLNKNIANTVELQNYDSYDRLCQLCLKVESQSKLNRSSTSFTPKSSGWTKPEGVMAGGPMSTVVTAATIPKTLTRDKPESSNKERNLAKVRCFKCQGFGHFKSDCPNKRVVTLREAMDLRDELSYDLAVEEEGLFVLDEQEETENEELSYEASMYDTLVLRRMLHSKVEPVVVEQRDQIFHTKCQVGDKWCSVIVDGGSFTNVAATELVEKLALVTIPHPKPYTLHWLDDGSKVKVSKQARVNFAMGPYKDEVLCDVIPMDACHLLLGRPWQFDRDVTHHGRSNEYTLFSDGKKVTLNPMTPKAIRSMYSGRGKNTSLTMFVNQKEVEQVLNEGGNVYALLAINQSQPQVNEHGAINDLLLEFTEVFPEDLPTGLPPIRGIEHQINLIPGASLPNKAAYRSN comes from the coding sequence ATGGGTGATTTCGACAACAATTTACTTCGCCAATTGTGTGACTTGTTGAGGAATGTGCCAGAAGATGGTGGTCGTGGTCCTACAAGGCGGCCTGTTGTAGATGAGTTTAAGGTGACGGAGTTACCTGAGTTTGACGGAGGCACTGATCCCGAGGACTACCTTGATTGGGAACGAAATATGGAGCGATTGTTCGAGTTCAAGGATGTTTCTGATGAGAAGCGTTGCAAATATGCTATTCTGAAATTGGTGAAGAATGCATCTTTGTGGTTCGAAAATTTCAAAGCAAATCGAGCAAAGGATGGCAAGGAAAAGCTGAACTCGTGGGAAGCCTTAAAGGGAAAGCTCAGAAAGAGGTATGTTCCGAGAAGCTATAAGATTGATCTATATCGGAAAGTTGCTGAATTGAGTCAGGGTAGTTTGTTAATTACCAATTACATTGCTGAATTTGAAAGACTCGCTTTAGTGAGTGATTTGGAGGAACTAGAGGAACAAAAGATGGCGAGGTTTTTTAGGGGATTGAATAAAAACATTGCTAATACCGTTGAGTTACAGAACTACGATTCCTATGATAGGCTATGCCAATTGTGTTTAAAGGTCGAGAGTCAATCGAAATTAAATCGTTCTAGCACTAGTTTTACTCCTAAGAGTAGTGGTTGGACTAAACCCGAGGGAGTTATGGCTGGAGGACCCATGTCTACAGTAGTCACGGCTGCCACCATACCTAAAACACTCACCCGTGATAAGCCTGAATCGAGTAACAAAGAAAGGAACCTAGCTAAGGTTCGTTGCTTCAAATGCCAGGGGTTTGGTCACTTCAAAAGTGATTGCCCTAACAAACGAGTTGTTACATTACGAGAGGCTATGGATTTGCGTGATGAGTTATCTTATGATTTAGCTGTTGAGGAAGAGGGACTATTTGTGTTGGATGAACAAGAGGAGACCGAGAATGAGGAGTTGTCTTATGAAGCTTCTATGTATGATACTTTGGTCTTACGACGTATGTTGCACTCTAAGGTTGAACCGGTGGTAGTAGAACAACGAGATCAGATTTTTCACACAAAATGTCAGGTTGGTGATAAGTGGTGTAGCGTAATTGTCGATGGTGGGAGTTTCACCAATGTTGCTGCTACGGAGTTGGTTGAAAAGCTTGCTCTTGTGACTATTCCGCATCCAAAGCCCTATACTTTACATTGGCTTGATGACGGTAGTAAAGTGAAAGTTTCGAAACAGGCCCGAGTTAATTTTGCTATGGGTCCTTACAAGGACGAGGTCTTATGCGATGTTATACCTATGGATGCGTGCCATTTGCTTTTGGGACGTCCTTGGCAGTTTGATAGGGATGTTACACACCATGGGAGAAGTAACGAGTACACTTTGTTCTCTGATGGTAAGAAGGTAACATTGAATCCTATGACTCCAAAGGCTATTCGTTCTATGTATTCGGGCAGAGGTAAGAACACGAGTTTAACCATGTTTGTTAATCAAAAGGAGGTTGAACAGGTGCTCAATGAAGGTGGGAATGTCTATGCGCTATTAGCCATAAATCAGTCCCAACCTCAAGTAAATGAACACGGTGCTATCAATGACTTACTTCTCGAGTTTACTGAGGTGTTTCCCGAGGATTTACCTACTGGTTTGCCTCCAATAAGAGGAATTGAGCATCAAATCAACTTGATTCCAGGAGCTTCATTACCTAATAAGGCTGCCTATCGAAGtaattga